Proteins encoded within one genomic window of Bacillus sp. SM2101:
- a CDS encoding C45 family peptidase: MFFEEKVITGSPNEFMEVRHLKIQGSNFDIGKKLAEIAYNNHRALPYPATTKYKYQLEYFKNNYPILLDRIQGATDYFSNINAEDNSYDFSSLIYSSGLPGCSVVFYPPTTTEHGSPVVSRNFDFTTGTITGEIPADNEKPAFANPYILELHPDEGYSSLCVSGYEMLSGVLDGINSEGLVVTLLADDDAITHYPIEPTYQPQVGLNELQILRLLLDTCANIEEAKKALHMNKHYYTLYPLHFLIADKHGNSFVWEQSHGRNKEFTFDGDKNHPQVVTNFPLYKYQSESQFPDTDDRLSMYNRFCNIKENIKRNKAPYSINFIKNVNQQVSFHDHSHLRESQCPTRTLWHSIYDIEDRTILIDFYLGEENETIKRSGYIHLSL; encoded by the coding sequence ATGTTTTTCGAGGAAAAAGTAATTACAGGAAGTCCAAATGAGTTTATGGAAGTTCGCCATTTAAAAATACAAGGTTCAAATTTTGATATTGGAAAGAAGCTAGCTGAGATTGCGTATAACAATCATCGTGCCCTACCTTACCCCGCGACGACCAAATACAAATATCAGCTAGAATATTTTAAAAATAATTATCCTATCTTACTTGACCGTATACAAGGAGCGACTGATTATTTCAGTAATATAAACGCTGAAGACAATAGCTATGATTTTTCTTCTCTCATTTATTCATCTGGATTACCCGGCTGTTCCGTTGTATTTTATCCTCCAACAACGACTGAACATGGAAGTCCAGTCGTAAGTCGTAACTTCGACTTCACAACTGGAACTATAACTGGGGAAATACCGGCTGATAACGAGAAACCTGCTTTTGCAAATCCATACATTCTTGAGCTGCATCCAGACGAAGGCTATTCTTCTTTATGTGTGTCGGGATATGAAATGCTTAGTGGAGTACTTGATGGAATAAACTCAGAAGGTCTTGTTGTTACGTTATTAGCTGATGATGATGCGATTACTCATTACCCTATTGAACCAACCTATCAGCCTCAAGTTGGTTTGAATGAATTACAAATACTAAGACTGTTATTAGATACATGTGCCAATATTGAAGAAGCAAAGAAAGCATTGCATATGAATAAACACTATTATACTCTCTATCCCTTGCACTTCCTCATCGCTGATAAACATGGCAACTCATTTGTTTGGGAACAATCTCACGGACGTAATAAAGAATTTACTTTTGATGGTGATAAGAACCATCCCCAAGTAGTAACTAATTTCCCATTGTACAAGTATCAATCCGAGTCACAATTTCCCGATACTGATGATCGATTATCTATGTATAATCGGTTCTGTAATATAAAAGAAAATATCAAGAGAAATAAAGCTCCATACTCCATAAATTTTATAAAAAATGTAAATCAACAAGTCTCTTTTCATGACCATTCTCACTTAAGAGAATCACAATGTCCTACACGAACGTTATGGCATAGCATATATGACATTGAAGATCGCACTATATTAATAGATTTTTACTTAGGTGAAGAAAATGAAACGATAAAAAGATCTGGATACATCCACCTTTCCCTATGA
- a CDS encoding 6-hydroxymethylpterin diphosphokinase MptE-like protein: MMINDDLYNHIVESEKILLLTVQSIKEGNDKYALEYFIVFLEKLEFVIANYSSNMMVSYDEVRAIILLLHPLRKILSEKDIIGLRSILECEGLQLLKKWKGRLILKTTLLEIGFQKNFNLLPERIKKQVRKVNKDDLWRKIQVSVNDKGLPTCKYIGTEGSFYLNGTTPIDEGEVLFEENTIIDATSLFIYGCDVGYPLFTLDAKRHSNTFVVIFEQNIYIFLAMLYLFDLEKLLKDPKVIFFVGDFHDISQEFQQFLLTGGLLRCTMPTCVFTNSAKRYFKKKYLHLHQSIMQLITFCTINIGNDPYDNLIGFHNLINNVNEIIENPYLSSFKNKFYNKPAFIVANGPSLDKNIEILKKIKDKGLMIAAGSSVIPLLKEEIKPDAMCILERTEQAFLHHFRGIEYPEELVLLGLAIIDKRNYQTFQGPRIPIFRSREAMNRWVNRFIGDESCLSGGSNVSHLAYEAAIYMGANPIIFVGQDFAFAPDGAHHSKKSRYYEGSSQSDYDKNKVVDVDSNDGKSISSTPLWTFFRKGLEEMIMNTPHITVINATEGGAKINGTTCMPLMEAIELYCKKPLKKKLYTIVSESKETINLKHRMIRLHDLADELDKYTHGIKSLLHSTQQGMKRCHEILNLCKKETGATLNELEEVLNKNHIDLQQFFSNDLFVYFFQQIMYTGYDDLNRLGNIQTVEGAVKALTVQSNWFKRLEIIAESLVESFIEAQKKLLNMSIF, from the coding sequence ATGATGATAAATGATGATTTGTACAATCATATAGTAGAGTCGGAAAAAATACTTCTTTTGACAGTACAGAGCATAAAAGAAGGGAATGACAAATATGCTCTCGAGTATTTTATCGTTTTTCTAGAGAAATTAGAGTTTGTTATAGCAAATTATTCTTCTAACATGATGGTAAGCTATGATGAAGTGAGAGCTATCATTTTACTACTTCACCCGTTACGTAAGATATTAAGTGAAAAAGATATCATAGGTCTTAGAAGTATACTTGAATGTGAGGGGTTGCAGTTACTAAAAAAATGGAAAGGAAGGTTGATTTTAAAAACTACACTATTAGAAATAGGTTTTCAGAAAAACTTTAACCTTCTCCCAGAGCGTATCAAAAAACAAGTGAGAAAGGTGAATAAAGATGATCTCTGGAGAAAAATTCAGGTGTCAGTTAATGATAAAGGGTTGCCGACTTGTAAGTATATTGGAACAGAAGGGTCTTTTTATTTAAATGGCACGACGCCTATAGATGAAGGTGAAGTATTATTTGAAGAAAATACTATCATTGATGCTACATCTTTATTTATTTATGGCTGTGACGTTGGATATCCACTGTTTACTCTTGATGCAAAAAGACACTCGAATACGTTTGTTGTTATATTTGAACAAAATATATATATTTTTTTGGCGATGTTATATTTGTTTGACCTTGAAAAATTGTTGAAAGATCCGAAAGTTATTTTTTTTGTGGGAGATTTTCATGACATTTCACAAGAATTTCAGCAATTTTTACTTACTGGTGGGTTGCTAAGATGCACGATGCCTACTTGTGTCTTTACGAATAGTGCAAAAAGATATTTTAAAAAGAAATACTTGCACCTTCATCAATCAATTATGCAGCTTATTACTTTTTGTACGATAAATATAGGTAACGATCCTTATGATAATTTAATAGGTTTTCATAATTTAATTAACAATGTAAATGAAATTATTGAAAATCCGTATCTTAGTAGTTTCAAAAATAAATTTTATAATAAACCAGCGTTTATTGTTGCGAATGGACCATCACTGGACAAAAATATCGAAATATTAAAAAAGATTAAGGATAAAGGTCTTATGATAGCAGCTGGCTCTTCGGTAATACCTTTATTAAAGGAAGAAATTAAGCCTGATGCAATGTGTATATTAGAACGAACCGAGCAAGCTTTTTTACATCATTTTAGAGGCATAGAATATCCAGAGGAATTAGTCTTACTTGGTTTAGCAATAATTGATAAGCGAAATTATCAAACTTTTCAAGGACCAAGGATTCCAATATTTCGCTCAAGGGAAGCAATGAATAGATGGGTTAACCGCTTCATTGGAGATGAATCTTGTCTAAGCGGTGGTTCTAATGTTTCACATCTAGCGTACGAGGCTGCTATATACATGGGTGCTAATCCTATAATATTTGTAGGTCAAGATTTTGCCTTTGCTCCAGATGGAGCTCACCATAGTAAAAAGTCACGTTATTACGAAGGAAGTTCCCAGAGCGATTATGACAAAAATAAGGTAGTGGATGTTGACAGTAATGATGGTAAATCAATTTCTTCAACGCCTTTGTGGACGTTCTTTAGAAAGGGCCTTGAAGAAATGATAATGAATACCCCCCACATAACAGTCATTAATGCAACAGAAGGTGGTGCGAAGATTAACGGTACGACTTGTATGCCATTAATGGAGGCTATTGAATTATATTGTAAAAAGCCGTTGAAAAAGAAACTATATACAATTGTTTCTGAAAGTAAAGAAACAATCAATTTAAAACACAGAATGATTAGATTACATGATCTAGCTGATGAACTAGATAAATATACACATGGAATAAAGAGTTTATTACATTCGACTCAACAAGGAATGAAAAGATGCCACGAAATTTTAAACCTATGTAAAAAAGAGACTGGAGCGACTTTAAATGAGCTTGAAGAAGTATTGAATAAAAACCATATAGATCTTCAGCAGTTTTTTTCAAATGATTTGTTCGTTTATTTTTTTCAACAGATAATGTATACCGGCTACGATGATTTAAATCGGTTAGGCAATATTCAAACTGTAGAAGGTGCAGTAAAAGCTCTGACAGTACAATCTAACTGGTTCAAAAGATTAGAGATCATAGCAGAAAGCCTTGTTGAGAGCTTTATAGAAGCACAAAAGAAGTTACTAAATATGAGTATATTTTAG
- the pseC gene encoding UDP-4-amino-4,6-dideoxy-N-acetyl-beta-L-altrosamine transaminase — protein sequence MLNKLAIHGGKPVRNEFLPYGQQWIDDQDINIVIDVLKSKYLTTGPLLEKFEKEISTYVNSKYAVAFSSGTAALHAAVFAAGISEGDEVITTPITFVATPNCVLYQRGSPIFADINLDTNNIAAENIEALITSRTKAIIPVDFGGQPVDLDDIMSIARKHDLIIIEDAAHALGAKYKGRQIGSISDMTMFSFHPVKHITTGEGGVITTNNPNYYDKLIQFRNHGITRNCEKMGENEGAWYYEMQFLGFNYRMTDIQAALGISQLKKVDSFISRRKAIVRKYNSAFDKLNQLTLPYEKNDRLSSYHLYVIKLDLHKLNGARKEIYEALINENIGVNVHYIPVYLQPYYQQLGYPRSLCPVAEKFYGDAITLPLFPKMTDEDVESVIKAVQKVIFYFAK from the coding sequence ATGTTAAATAAATTGGCTATACACGGTGGCAAACCCGTTCGAAATGAATTCCTCCCTTACGGCCAACAATGGATTGATGACCAAGATATTAACATAGTTATCGATGTTTTGAAAAGTAAATATTTAACCACTGGACCTCTTCTTGAAAAATTTGAGAAAGAGATTTCAACATATGTAAATAGTAAATACGCTGTTGCATTTTCAAGTGGAACGGCTGCACTTCATGCTGCTGTTTTTGCTGCCGGTATTTCTGAGGGGGATGAAGTAATAACAACACCAATAACGTTTGTAGCAACTCCGAATTGCGTTTTATATCAGAGAGGCTCTCCAATTTTTGCTGATATTAATCTTGATACGAATAATATTGCAGCTGAGAATATAGAGGCGTTAATAACATCACGAACAAAGGCGATAATTCCTGTAGATTTTGGAGGTCAGCCTGTTGACTTGGATGACATTATGAGTATTGCTAGGAAACACGATTTAATCATTATTGAAGATGCAGCTCATGCTCTAGGTGCTAAGTATAAGGGAAGACAGATAGGATCAATAAGTGATATGACAATGTTTAGCTTCCATCCAGTAAAGCACATTACTACTGGTGAAGGAGGGGTTATTACAACAAACAATCCAAACTATTATGATAAGCTCATCCAATTCCGTAATCATGGAATAACTAGAAACTGTGAAAAGATGGGGGAGAACGAAGGGGCGTGGTATTATGAAATGCAATTTCTAGGCTTTAATTATCGTATGACTGATATCCAGGCTGCACTAGGAATAAGTCAACTCAAAAAAGTTGATTCATTTATAAGTCGTAGGAAGGCTATAGTAAGAAAATATAATAGTGCTTTTGATAAGCTAAATCAACTTACTCTACCTTATGAAAAGAATGATAGGCTTTCAAGTTATCATTTATATGTCATTAAATTGGACCTGCATAAATTAAACGGGGCTCGTAAGGAAATATATGAGGCTTTAATAAATGAAAATATTGGAGTTAATGTTCATTATATACCTGTATATTTACAACCTTATTACCAGCAGCTTGGTTACCCACGAAGTCTTTGTCCTGTAGCAGAAAAGTTTTACGGCGATGCTATTACCTTACCATTATTTCCGAAAATGACTGATGAAGATGTTGAAAGTGTAATAAAAGCAGTCCAAAAAGTCATTTTTTACTTTGCCAAATAA
- a CDS encoding polysaccharide biosynthesis protein: MLFEGKKILVTGGTGSIGKALVDILLTFDPAVVRILSRDENKQFEMQEERKVQKELRFLLGDVRDKERLSYAMKDIDYVFHLAALKHVPACEYNPFEAVRTNVIGSQNVIEAALENKVKKVLFSSSDKAISPTNTMGASKLIAEKLFVSANSYKGNHKTVFSSVRFGNVIGSRGSVIPLFFKKIMKEKKITVTDLKMKRFMMSQTEACSLMLDALRIAKGGEIFVLKMPVVQLNDLVEAIISIVEEKFNILKDEIYVEEIGLRPGEKVVEELLMNEEIPLVYEKDNMFIIPSDYTKVEDASKTVKSVHYRADCLACNQLAVKDIKNIILKEVNLLDFLWSDR; the protein is encoded by the coding sequence ATTTTGTTTGAAGGAAAAAAAATTTTGGTGACAGGGGGAACCGGAAGTATCGGTAAGGCACTAGTAGATATTTTGTTAACATTTGACCCTGCTGTTGTACGTATACTTAGTCGGGATGAAAATAAGCAATTTGAAATGCAAGAAGAGCGAAAAGTTCAAAAAGAGCTGCGCTTTTTATTAGGTGACGTTAGAGATAAAGAACGTCTTAGTTATGCAATGAAAGATATTGATTACGTGTTTCATTTAGCAGCGTTAAAACATGTCCCTGCTTGTGAATATAATCCATTTGAAGCAGTCAGAACAAACGTAATTGGTTCACAAAATGTCATTGAAGCAGCTCTTGAAAACAAAGTGAAGAAAGTGCTATTTTCAAGCAGTGATAAAGCAATTAGTCCTACTAATACAATGGGAGCTTCCAAGTTAATTGCAGAAAAACTTTTTGTTTCTGCCAATTCATATAAAGGAAATCATAAAACTGTTTTTTCTTCAGTCAGGTTTGGCAATGTAATTGGATCAAGAGGGTCAGTTATTCCTTTATTTTTTAAGAAAATAATGAAAGAAAAAAAAATAACAGTTACCGATTTAAAAATGAAGAGATTTATGATGTCACAAACTGAAGCATGCTCGTTAATGTTAGATGCACTTCGGATTGCCAAAGGTGGAGAAATATTCGTATTAAAAATGCCTGTAGTTCAACTAAACGATTTAGTTGAAGCAATCATATCAATTGTTGAGGAAAAATTTAATATATTAAAGGATGAAATTTATGTTGAAGAAATCGGCTTACGACCTGGGGAAAAGGTTGTTGAAGAACTTTTAATGAATGAAGAAATCCCGTTAGTTTATGAGAAAGATAACATGTTTATTATTCCTAGCGATTATACAAAAGTTGAAGACGCGAGTAAGACGGTTAAAAGTGTTCATTACCGGGCTGACTGTTTAGCTTGTAACCAGTTAGCTGTGAAAGACATCAAAAACATTATATTGAAAGAGGTAAATTTATTAGATTTTTTATGGTCTGATCGATGA
- the pseI gene encoding pseudaminic acid synthase gives MYECKIANRYVGKGHQPFIIAEMSGNHNQSLDHALTIVEAAARAGVDAIKLQTYTADTMTINMNKEEFFINDSNSLWQGQTLYDLYKKAYTPWEWHETIFSKCEQLGMVGFSSPFDVTAVDFLEALNVPAYKIASFENVDIPLIRKVAATGKPVFISTGMATVAVLDEAVQAARSAGCNNLILLKCTSSYPASEIYSNIATIPHLADLFNCEVGLSDHTMGLGVPIASVALGATVIEKHFTMSRTDDGIDSPFSMEPDEMKMLVTEVRKAWRSIGKVSYGPTEGEVSSLQHRRSIYITEDLNAGEMITEKNIRIIRPGNGLEPKYYDILLGKRVKESVKKGTPVTWKMF, from the coding sequence GTGTATGAATGCAAAATAGCTAACCGCTATGTTGGTAAGGGTCATCAACCGTTTATTATTGCGGAAATGTCCGGCAATCATAATCAATCATTAGATCATGCGTTAACAATTGTAGAGGCTGCAGCTAGAGCTGGTGTCGACGCTATAAAACTACAAACATATACAGCAGATACGATGACAATAAATATGAATAAAGAGGAATTTTTTATTAACGATTCTAATAGCTTATGGCAAGGTCAGACATTGTATGATCTGTATAAGAAGGCGTATACGCCTTGGGAATGGCATGAGACGATATTTAGCAAGTGTGAGCAGCTTGGCATGGTCGGGTTTAGTTCCCCCTTTGATGTGACTGCTGTAGATTTTTTAGAAGCATTAAATGTTCCTGCTTATAAAATTGCTTCATTTGAAAATGTAGATATTCCGTTAATTAGAAAAGTAGCTGCGACAGGGAAGCCTGTATTTATATCTACCGGCATGGCAACAGTTGCTGTGCTTGATGAAGCAGTTCAAGCAGCGAGAAGTGCGGGGTGCAATAATCTAATTTTATTAAAATGTACGAGTTCCTATCCTGCATCCGAAATCTATTCAAATATTGCGACAATCCCCCATTTGGCCGATTTGTTCAATTGTGAGGTAGGGTTATCAGATCATACTATGGGGTTAGGTGTTCCAATAGCTAGTGTTGCTTTAGGTGCAACAGTTATTGAAAAACATTTCACGATGTCTAGAACTGATGATGGGATAGATTCACCATTTTCTATGGAACCAGATGAGATGAAAATGCTTGTTACCGAAGTAAGGAAGGCTTGGAGATCGATAGGAAAGGTGAGCTATGGTCCAACAGAAGGAGAGGTTTCGTCGTTGCAACATCGGCGATCTATATATATTACGGAAGACTTAAATGCAGGAGAAATGATTACAGAAAAAAATATTAGAATCATTCGACCAGGTAATGGTCTTGAGCCGAAATATTATGACATTTTATTAGGCAAGCGTGTAAAGGAAAGTGTTAAGAAAGGTACCCCTGTGACATGGAAGATGTTTTAA
- the pseG gene encoding UDP-2,4-diacetamido-2,4,6-trideoxy-beta-L-altropyranose hydrolase, with translation MNTVFRVDASTLIGTGHVMRCLVLAEQLREEGYVVFFISRELEGNLNSYIELQGFRVIRLYKQIHSEQEDADETLQGLQVISNQIEWLIVDHYRISEKWESIVRNRVSKLMVIDDLANRYHHCDILLDHNFISNYQTRYDLLVPPHCKRILGLKHLLIRKEFIHERIQLKQRDGNVRRLLIFFGGSDPTDETEKALKALKKIDYDLHHVDVVVGTSNRKQDVIYMMCEQQGYQYHSQITDFARLLSKVDLVIGAGGISMWERCYLGVPSITAIVAKNQQPSVCAAHQYGAVWKIGWHEDVKVNDYAAKINDALSSPQKLINMSQRALAITNRRTNNQQHSVVKTILQMKGGEK, from the coding sequence ATGAACACTGTCTTTAGAGTAGACGCATCTACGCTAATAGGTACTGGTCATGTTATGCGTTGTCTAGTGCTTGCTGAACAATTAAGAGAAGAAGGATATGTTGTTTTTTTTATATCAAGGGAGCTTGAAGGAAATCTTAACTCATATATTGAATTACAGGGATTTCGTGTGATTCGTCTTTATAAGCAAATTCATTCAGAGCAAGAAGATGCGGATGAAACTTTGCAAGGACTACAAGTGATTTCTAACCAAATAGAATGGCTTATCGTTGATCACTATCGTATTAGCGAAAAATGGGAGAGTATAGTGAGGAATCGCGTTTCTAAATTGATGGTAATTGATGATTTAGCTAACAGATATCATCATTGTGATATATTGCTTGATCACAATTTTATTAGTAACTACCAAACTCGCTATGACCTACTCGTTCCACCTCATTGTAAAAGAATCCTCGGACTAAAACACCTACTCATTAGAAAAGAATTTATCCATGAAAGAATACAACTAAAACAAAGAGACGGGAATGTCCGTCGACTACTGATTTTCTTCGGAGGTAGTGATCCAACAGACGAAACTGAAAAAGCTCTAAAAGCCTTGAAAAAAATTGATTATGATTTACATCATGTAGACGTCGTCGTTGGAACTTCAAATCGGAAACAAGATGTGATTTATATGATGTGTGAACAACAAGGTTATCAATATCATAGTCAAATCACCGATTTTGCAAGATTGCTATCAAAGGTGGATCTCGTAATTGGAGCAGGCGGTATATCGATGTGGGAAAGATGTTATTTAGGTGTCCCATCTATCACTGCGATTGTTGCAAAAAATCAACAACCATCAGTTTGTGCTGCTCATCAATATGGGGCTGTATGGAAAATCGGTTGGCATGAGGATGTCAAAGTAAATGATTACGCTGCAAAAATTAACGATGCTTTAAGCTCACCTCAAAAGTTAATTAACATGAGTCAACGAGCGTTAGCTATTACAAATAGGCGTACAAATAATCAACAACATAGCGTTGTCAAAACAATTTTACAAATGAAGGGAGGGGAAAAATAG
- a CDS encoding glycosyltransferase family protein, with translation MEILIIIQARMGSTRLPGKVLKPLGASTVINYVVSRCKQIQKTLGIIVATSTLKQDDQIEEWCKKHDITCYRGSESDVLSRYYHCAKQYNPDYVIRVTADCPFIDYNFANQIINRMEKNLADIVIVHGHLPRGLVVEMIAFTALEFIYKYGYETRHREHVTYYAYEHPSKFKHTKVIAPSFLNHPELRITLDTIEDYQMCCVVADYFKGEILIPSRDVVEYLVTHANVANMNAHITQKPVE, from the coding sequence TTGGAGATTCTAATAATTATCCAAGCTCGAATGGGCTCGACACGATTACCTGGTAAAGTATTAAAACCGTTAGGCGCGAGTACGGTTATAAACTATGTCGTTTCTAGGTGTAAGCAAATTCAAAAGACTTTGGGTATCATAGTGGCAACTTCTACCCTCAAACAAGATGATCAAATTGAAGAATGGTGTAAAAAACATGATATTACTTGTTATCGTGGAAGTGAAAGTGATGTACTAAGTCGTTACTATCATTGTGCAAAACAGTATAACCCAGATTATGTTATTCGTGTTACTGCAGATTGTCCATTTATAGATTATAACTTTGCAAACCAAATCATAAATCGTATGGAGAAGAATCTGGCAGATATTGTAATTGTTCATGGACATTTACCTCGTGGATTAGTTGTTGAAATGATTGCATTTACTGCCCTTGAATTTATTTATAAATATGGTTATGAAACCCGTCACCGTGAACATGTTACTTACTACGCTTATGAACATCCATCGAAGTTCAAGCATACAAAAGTAATCGCACCTAGTTTTCTGAATCATCCTGAGCTGAGGATTACCTTAGATACCATAGAGGATTATCAGATGTGTTGTGTGGTAGCTGATTATTTTAAGGGAGAGATTCTAATTCCTTCTCGAGATGTGGTGGAATATTTAGTTACACATGCTAATGTAGCAAATATGAATGCTCATATCACTCAAAAACCTGTAGAATAA
- a CDS encoding ATP-grasp domain-containing protein, translating into MGTQFKRVFFRGEKIKINILVTSISKKVPMLKAVKVAAEKINSNIKVYGVDSDEACIGRYFVDQFWKIPKLDKLTIDYLLQYCLENNVTSIIPSRDGELLFFAKHKNVLNKNGIFVMIATKKAVGRCLDKYLFSKFGTKHGYPVVQTETSFIDLVRDNQFYVVKERYGAGSNNIGLKLTKDQSIKYAEKLVTPIFQPYIEGEEITADVYVTRNGEVKGIVTRKRVLVVNGESQISTTFRDQRLARLCSKVVTDLELYGHIVLQIIVDKNGHFHIIECNSRFGGASTLSIAAGLDSFYWFMLEVSGNDLHKYPFVRSNKEMMLVRYPEDLIL; encoded by the coding sequence ATTGGAACACAATTCAAAAGAGTATTTTTTAGGGGGGAAAAAATAAAAATTAATATTCTTGTAACAAGCATTTCAAAAAAAGTACCGATGCTAAAAGCAGTGAAAGTAGCAGCTGAAAAAATCAATAGTAACATAAAAGTGTACGGAGTCGATAGTGATGAAGCTTGTATCGGTCGTTATTTTGTTGATCAATTTTGGAAAATTCCTAAGTTAGATAAGCTTACAATTGATTACTTACTTCAATATTGCTTAGAAAACAATGTTACCTCCATTATTCCTTCTCGTGATGGAGAATTATTATTTTTTGCTAAGCATAAAAATGTATTAAATAAAAATGGTATCTTCGTAATGATTGCCACAAAAAAAGCTGTAGGCAGATGTTTAGATAAATACCTATTTAGTAAATTCGGAACGAAGCATGGCTACCCTGTAGTTCAAACGGAAACAAGTTTTATAGATTTGGTACGCGATAACCAATTTTATGTAGTAAAAGAAAGGTATGGGGCTGGATCAAATAATATTGGCTTGAAATTAACAAAAGATCAGTCAATCAAGTATGCCGAAAAGCTAGTTACGCCCATTTTTCAACCATATATTGAAGGGGAAGAGATAACCGCAGATGTATATGTAACGAGAAATGGAGAAGTGAAAGGTATTGTTACTAGAAAACGTGTATTAGTAGTTAATGGTGAATCACAAATATCTACTACATTTCGTGATCAACGATTAGCAAGGCTTTGTTCAAAAGTGGTTACTGATTTAGAGCTATATGGTCATATTGTTTTACAAATAATAGTTGATAAGAATGGCCACTTTCATATTATTGAATGTAATAGTCGTTTTGGTGGTGCTTCTACATTAAGTATAGCGGCTGGCTTAGATAGCTTTTACTGGTTTATGTTAGAAGTAAGTGGGAATGATTTACACAAATACCCTTTTGTTCGCTCTAATAAGGAAATGATGCTTGTTCGGTACCCTGAAGATTTAATATTGTGA
- a CDS encoding sugar phosphate nucleotidyltransferase has protein sequence MHHVLLSGGSGKRLWPISNDSRSKQFLKILKDDNGNVESMVQRVLRQLQLAGVRDSIYITAPKSQVEIVQNQISSPISLIVEPNRRDTFPAISLAATYLLSLGNDLDEVICVIPVDSYVENDFFTKVLELEKVVNETECDIALIGVRPVYPSEKYGYIVPKQSFVQGSYYHGSYFIEKPNEKEAQQLIKEGALWNCGIFAFKLRYLINLLIQKGISVTYDKLLRQYEQLKRISFDFEVVEFAKNIVILPYEGEWKDLGSWNTLTDEMSNNIVGNGKISEDSTNIHLINELEIPTYVLGVSDAVVAASPDGILVSSKRASPRLKDLLDGFEQRPMYEERRWGWYRVLDYTKLANGIEVLTKRICIYKGRNLSYQLHKKRNETWKIISGNGICILNNKEFHVKDGDVVNIQIGDKHTIKGLTDIEIIEIQMGKELVEEDIIRLFIDWNTIQKSIF, from the coding sequence ATGCACCACGTGTTACTATCAGGTGGTTCGGGGAAACGGTTGTGGCCAATTTCTAATGATTCAAGATCAAAGCAGTTTTTGAAGATATTAAAAGATGACAATGGCAATGTAGAGTCAATGGTTCAGAGAGTTTTACGTCAACTGCAATTGGCTGGTGTAAGGGATTCAATATACATTACTGCACCTAAATCTCAAGTAGAAATAGTACAAAATCAAATTTCTTCACCTATATCACTCATTGTTGAGCCTAACAGGAGAGATACGTTTCCAGCTATATCGTTAGCTGCAACTTACTTACTATCATTAGGAAATGACCTTGATGAGGTGATTTGTGTCATTCCTGTAGATTCTTATGTTGAAAATGATTTTTTTACTAAGGTACTAGAATTAGAGAAGGTTGTAAATGAAACAGAATGTGATATTGCCTTAATTGGAGTACGTCCTGTATATCCGTCTGAAAAATATGGATATATTGTGCCGAAGCAATCTTTTGTTCAAGGTTCTTACTATCATGGGAGTTACTTTATTGAAAAACCGAATGAAAAAGAGGCGCAACAATTAATAAAAGAAGGTGCACTTTGGAATTGTGGGATTTTTGCATTTAAACTAAGATATTTAATAAATTTATTAATACAAAAAGGTATATCGGTTACATATGACAAGTTGTTAAGACAGTACGAACAATTAAAGAGAATTAGTTTTGATTTCGAAGTTGTCGAATTTGCAAAAAATATAGTCATTTTGCCATATGAGGGTGAATGGAAGGATCTAGGTTCTTGGAACACTTTAACAGATGAAATGTCTAATAATATTGTAGGAAATGGGAAAATAAGTGAAGATTCAACGAATATACATCTAATAAATGAACTAGAGATTCCTACATATGTATTAGGAGTGTCGGATGCAGTTGTTGCAGCAAGTCCAGACGGGATTTTAGTAAGTAGCAAAAGAGCTAGTCCTCGATTAAAAGACTTATTAGATGGATTTGAACAACGACCCATGTATGAAGAGCGTCGTTGGGGGTGGTATCGCGTTCTTGATTATACCAAGTTAGCAAATGGTATTGAAGTACTAACAAAAAGAATCTGTATTTACAAAGGGAGAAACTTAAGTTATCAATTGCACAAAAAACGAAATGAAACGTGGAAGATTATTTCAGGTAATGGAATATGCATATTAAATAATAAGGAGTTTCATGTAAAGGATGGAGATGTTGTTAATATTCAAATTGGTGATAAACATACGATAAAAGGGTTAACTGATATTGAAATTATCGAAATACAAATGGGTAAGGAGCTTGTTGAAGAAGATATTATTCGATTGTTTATAGATTGGAACACAATTCAAAAGAGTATTTTTTAG